The following coding sequences are from one Rutidosis leptorrhynchoides isolate AG116_Rl617_1_P2 chromosome 11, CSIRO_AGI_Rlap_v1, whole genome shotgun sequence window:
- the LOC139876660 gene encoding probably inactive leucine-rich repeat receptor-like protein kinase At5g48380: protein MLKILNLTLQKAKGTSRMPLNSRTIILVFLWMLISSRYSNAVQSDIDCLRSIKQSLQDPQNLLTTWDFSNTTEGFICRFTGVECWHIDESKVLNIRLSDMGLKGRFPMGLKNCTALTGLDLSSNNLDGPLPNNMTDVVQFVTSLDLSFNSFSGEIPASISDCSFLNVLKLDHNQFTGQIPLNLSKLDRIKDFNVANNRLTGQVPNFPNVSADSYAGNLGLCGKPLTPCEGSKKKQSGVIIGAAIGGATFAVLIIGVGMMFFMHKVVRKKEEDPDENKWARSIKGTKTIKLSMFDNPVSKMRLSDLMKATNSFSKSNIIGSGRTGSLYKAIFEDGSSLMIKRLQDTQHSEKEFASEMATLGSVKHRNLVPLLGFCVTKQERLLVYKYMANGTLHDNLHLVTDEKKHMEWSMRLKVAVGAAKGFAWLHHNCNPRILHRNISSKCILLDHEFEPKISDFGLARLMNPVDTHLSTFVNGEFGDIGYVAPEYARTLVATPKGDVYSFGVVLLELVTGEKPTHVSKAPESFKGNLVEWMSILSAESKLHDAIDDSLVGKGVENEVFQVLKLACNCVLPDNHKERPTMFEVYQLLRAIGQHYHFSADDEIMMPTDVGDGDIELIVSRETRKY, encoded by the exons ATGTTGAAGATCTTGAATCTCACTCT GCAAAAGGCAAAAGGGACAAGCAGAATGCCACTCAATAGTCGAACGATAATTCTTGTGTTTCTATGGATGCTTATATCCAGTAGGTATAGTAATGCTGTTCAAAGTGACATCGATTGCCTAAGATCCATTAAACAATCACTTCAAGATCCACAAAATCTGTTAACTACATGGGATTTCAGTAACACAACTGAAGGTTTCATTTGTAGATTTACAGGTGTCGAATGTTGGCATATTGACGAGAGTAAAGTTCTAAATATTCGACTTTCCGATATGGGTTTAAAGGGTCGGTTTCCAATGGGTCTAAAAAACTGTACTGCGTTAACGGGTTTGGATCTTTCAAGCAATAATCTTGACGGGCCGCTTCCTAACAACATGACCGATGTTGTTCAGTTTGTAACGAGTCTTGATCTTTCGTTTAACAGTTTTTCGGGTGAGATCCCGGCGAGTATCAGTGACTGTTCGTTTCTTAACGTTCTTAAGCTCGATCACAATCAATTTACGGGCCAGATTCCGTTAAATTTGAGCAAACTTGATCGTATTAAGGACTTTAATGTTGCAAATAACCGTTTAACGGGCCAAGTTCCAAACTTTCCTAATGTTTCAGCAGATAGTTATGCTGGAAATTTAGGGTTATGTGGGAAGCCTTTAACTCCTTGTGAAGGAAGTAAGAAAAAACAATCGGGTGTGATTATCGGGGCGGCAATTGGCGGTGCTACGTTTGCGGTGCTAATCATAGGTGTCGGGATGATGTTCTTTATGCATAAAGTTGTTAGAAAGAAGGAAGAGGATCCCGATGAAAATAAATGGGCCCGAAGTATCAAAGGAACGAAAACCATTAAG CTCTCAATGTTTGATAATCCAGTTTCGAAGATGAGATTAAGTGATTTAATGAAGGCTACCAACAGTTTTAGCAAAAGTAACATCATTGGATCAGGAAGAACGGGTTCATTATACAAAGCAATATTCGAAGACGGAAGCTCGCTAATGATCAAAAGATTGCAAGATACTCAACACTCCGAAAAGGAATTTGCGTCCGAAATGGCTACACTCGGTAGCGTTAAACACCGTAACCTCGTCCCACTTTTAGGGTTTTGTGTCACGAAACAAGAACGCCTTTTAGTTTACAAATACATGGCGAACGGTACTTTACATGATAATTTGCATCTCGTAACCGATGAGAAAAAACATATGGAATGGTCTATGAGGCTAAAGGTTGCAGTCGGTGCAGCCAAAGGGTTCGCATGGCTGCACCATAACTGCAACCCGCGCATTCTTCATAGAAACATAAGTTCAAAATGCATCTTGTTAGATCATGAATTCGAGCCCAAAATATCTGATTTTGGGCTCGCTAGGCTTATGAACCCGGTCGATACTCATTTGAGTACTTTCGTGAACGGTGAATTCGGCGATATCGGGTACGTAGCACCCGAATACGCGCGGACGCTTGTAGCCACACCAAAAGGTGATGTTTATAGTTTTGGAGTAGTGCTTCTTGAATTAGTAACGGGTGAGAAACCGACCCATGTGAGTAAAGCGCCCGAAAGCTTTAAAGGTAATCTAGTCGAATGGATGTCGATTTTATCTGCAGAATCGAAACTTCATGATGCAATTGACGATTCATTGGTCGGAAAAGGTGTCGAAAACGAGGTTTTTCAGGTTCTTAAGCTCGCGTGTAATTGTGTTTTGCCAGATAATCATAAAGAACGGCCCACAATGTTTGAAGTTTACCAACTTTTACGTGCGATTGGTCAGCATTATCATTTTTCAGCTGATGATGAGATTATGATGCCTACTGATGTTGGTGATGGTGACATAGAACTCATTGTTTCTCGGGAGACTAGAAAGTACTGA
- the LOC139876330 gene encoding uncharacterized protein encodes MSTTSIHVTALDGLVNVNSLFTIAVFVGLSLTTQGQRSLQNKSSCDADVTVAKKLLVYEVISFSFFLFSSLVAQGLKLAINLLISKDVDEVFRAHINLKMLRFGMLGSAVGSVMGCLFLMLSMVNVIEIRLGLLSCGSRSTINAVSSMVVLVTSALLVYISTAVYAFLH; translated from the coding sequence ATGTCAACAACAAGCATACACGTAACAGCATTAGACGGTCTTGTAAACGTGAACTCACTCTTCACGATTGCAGTTTTCGTTGGACTTTCATTGACCACCCAAGGTCAACGTAGTCTACAGAACAAATCATCATGTGACGCTGATGTTACAGTTGCTAAAAAGCTTTTGGTATACGAAGTAATATCATTTAGTTTCTTCTTATTTTCGTCACTCGTGGCACAAGGACTTAAACTCGCGATTAATTTGTTAATCAGTAAGGATGTTGATGAGGTTTTTAGAGCtcatattaatttaaaaatgttgcgATTTGGAATGCTTGGATCGGCGGTTGGGTCAGTTATGGGGTGTTTGTTTTTAATGCTTTCGATGGTGAATGTGATCGAGATTCGGTTAGGTTTGTTGAGTTGTGGGAGTAGATCAACGATTAATGCGGTTTCTTCCATGGTTGTGTTGGTTACTTCTGCACTTTTGGTTTATATTTCCACTGCTGTTTATGCTTTTTTGCATTAA